The following proteins are co-located in the Triticum aestivum cultivar Chinese Spring chromosome 1A, IWGSC CS RefSeq v2.1, whole genome shotgun sequence genome:
- the LOC123190219 gene encoding geraniol 8-hydroxylase, whose translation MADLSLVCAASLPLTLLAAYALQPLADARRRLPPGPRPLPLLGNLLDIGEHPHRSFASLADIHGPLMFVRLGTVPAVVATSPEAAREVLQKKNASMAARRGLDAWRVMDHDANSMVALPPRGKWRAFRQHSRAALLGPRPLDEHRAVREEEARELVRRLSAAGGAPVDVAREAFVAMVNVLCRGMFSEKLDPAVVSELTDVAEEAAVLSGLPNVSDFFPALAALDLQGIRRKAGKVLAWLYTLIDEQIERRKLSRADGDARRNDLLDVLLDMDGDVRDEDGWVMNQESIRGLLMELLLGATSVPTTIEWAMSELLQNPPAIHKLQAELRNVLGTRPCAWMEESDTGSLPYLQAVVKETLRLHPPVPFATGLAEEAVEIEGYNVPKGTTALVNIWGICRNAKVWDEPNRFLPERFLHREIEFFGADFELIAFSAGKRICPGLQLSSKMVPLILGSMLYHFDWTLPGEEDAAPVDMTEQFGLVLSMAVPLRVVPKKIL comes from the exons ATGGCTGACTTGTCCCTCGTGTGCGCGGCATCGCTCCCACTCACTCTGCTCGCGGCCTACGCGCTACAACCACTGGCCGACGCGCGCCGACGCCTCCCGCCCGGCCCCAGGCCACTCCCGCTCCTCGGTAACCTCCTCGACATCGGCGAGCACCCTCACCGTTCCTTCGCCAGCCTCGCCGACATCCACGGCCCGCTCATGTTCGTCCGCCTCGGCACTGTCCCAGCCGTCGTGGCCACCTCGCCGGAGGCCGCCCGCGAGGTCCTGCAGAAAAAGAACGCCAGCATGGCCGCTCGCCGTGGCCTGGACGCCTGGCGCGTCATGGACCACGACGCCAACTCCATGGTCGCGCTCCCGCCGCGCGGCAAGTGGCGCGCCTTCAGGCAGCACTCCAGGGCCGCGCTCCTCGGCCCCCGGCCGCTCGACGAGCACCGGGCGGtgcgggaggaggaggcgcgcgagCTGGTGCGGCGCTTGTCCGCGGCCGGAGGCGCCCCGGTCGATGTGGCTCGCGAGGCGTTCGTGGCCATGGTGAACGTGCTGTGCCGCGGGATGTTCTCGGAGAAGCTAGATCCGGCCGTGGTGTCGGAGCTGACGGACGTGGCGGAAGAGGCGGCCGTGCTGTCCGGCCTGCCCAACGTGTCTGATTTCTTCCCGGCGCTCGCGGCCCTCGACCTGCAGGGTATCCGGCGCAAGGCGGGGAAGGTGCTCGCGTGGCTGTATACGCTCATCGACGAGCAGATCGAGCGGCGGAAGCTCAGCCGGGCGGACGGCGATGCGCGCAGGAACGATCTGTTGGATGTGTTGCTTGACATGGACGGCGACGTGCGAGACGAGGACGGATGGGTGATGAACCAGGAGTCCATCCGAGGTCTATTGATG GAATTACTCCTAGGCGCAACATCAGTCCCCACCACAATCGAGTGGGCGATGTCGGAGCTATTGCAAAACCCTCCCGCTATACACAAACTCCAAGCGGAGCTCAGGAACGTCCTCGGCACCCGACCATGCGCATGGATGGAGGAGTCCGACACCGGCAGCCTCCCATATCTCCAAGCCGTCGTCAAAGAAACACTACGGCTCCATCCCCCGGTGCCATTCGCCACTGGGCTAGCCGAGGAGGCGGTGGAGATAGAAGGCTACAACGTCCCTAAGGGCACGACTGCCCTGGTGAACATCTGGGGGATATGCAGAAATGCCAAGGTATGGGATGAGCCCAACAGGTTCTTGCCGGAAAGGTTCCTGCATAGGGAGATAGAGTTCTTCGGTGCAGATTTTGAGCTGATCGCATTCAGCGCCGGGAAGCGGATCTGTCCTGGGCTGCAGCTCTCGAGTAAGATGGTGCCACTTATACTCGGCTCAATGCTCTATCACTTTGATTGGACATTGCCGGGAGAAGAAGATGCTGCTCCTGTAGATATGACAGAGCAGTTTGGACTGGTGTTGTCCATGGCTGTCCCGCTACGCGTTGTACCTAAGAAAATATTGTAA